One genomic region from Anaerobacillus sp. CMMVII encodes:
- a CDS encoding YpzI family protein, with product MGKDRQEKKLRKAGNVESDRDQSLENAGATKLEGPETAKKRQR from the coding sequence ATGGGTAAAGATCGTCAAGAGAAAAAATTGCGGAAAGCAGGAAATGTTGAATCCGACCGTGATCAAAGTCTCGAAAATGCAGGTGCTACTAAGTTAGAGGGACCAGAAACTGCAAAAAAACGGCAACGCTAA
- the cmk gene encoding (d)CMP kinase — translation MKNKINIAIDGPAGAGKSTVAKLVAEKLQFIYIDTGAMYRALTYKAIENGVDLQNEQLLANLLENTKIELTSTAKVYLDGEDVSEQIRSLEVTNSVSFVASHSLIRFEMLERQRIMAAYGGTVMDGRDIGTAVLPNAEVKVFLSATVEERARRRYEENIAKGFDTDFEQLKQEIALRDKRDSERETAPLKKAVDAIEIDSTNLSIPEVVSSILQIVDERTKLS, via the coding sequence ATGAAGAATAAGATTAATATAGCAATTGATGGACCAGCTGGTGCAGGTAAAAGTACAGTAGCAAAGCTTGTAGCTGAAAAGCTTCAATTTATTTATATAGATACTGGAGCAATGTATCGAGCCCTTACCTACAAGGCAATTGAAAATGGAGTCGACCTTCAAAATGAGCAATTGCTTGCTAATTTACTTGAGAACACAAAGATTGAACTTACCTCAACAGCCAAGGTTTATCTTGATGGCGAGGATGTTTCAGAGCAAATACGGTCTTTAGAAGTAACGAATTCTGTTTCATTTGTTGCTAGTCATAGTTTGATACGTTTTGAGATGTTGGAGAGACAAAGAATCATGGCTGCTTATGGTGGAACAGTCATGGATGGTCGTGATATCGGAACCGCTGTTTTACCTAATGCAGAGGTAAAAGTGTTCTTATCAGCAACTGTAGAAGAAAGAGCAAGAAGACGATATGAAGAAAATATTGCTAAGGGCTTTGACACAGATTTTGAGCAATTAAAACAGGAGATTGCGTTAAGGGATAAACGTGATTCAGAAAGGGAAACAGCTCCTTTAAAAAAAGCTGTGGATGCTATTGAGATTGATTCTACAAATTTATCGATTCCCGAAGTTGTTTCGTCAATTTTACAGATCGTTGACGAAAGGACAAAATTATCATGA
- a CDS encoding DUF5359 family protein, producing MRDYLKKYESILVKVTFVQLFFLILAQILLYKKELSPYLSRTIFSEGVFLEYAMRTMETLDQLTTIWYYI from the coding sequence GTGAGGGATTATTTAAAAAAGTACGAATCTATTCTAGTTAAGGTAACTTTTGTACAACTTTTCTTTTTAATTCTGGCTCAAATCCTTCTTTATAAAAAAGAACTATCGCCCTATTTAAGTAGGACGATTTTTTCAGAAGGAGTCTTTCTCGAGTACGCAATGCGCACGATGGAAACATTAGACCAACTTACTACAATATGGTATTATATTTAA
- the fni gene encoding type 2 isopentenyl-diphosphate Delta-isomerase, translated as MDRTSRKIEHIEHTLKLSCEESHSFDDIKFVHQSLPNIDVDNVEIETKVGELFLSSPIFINAMTGGGGERTSDINRELAKVARKYNMPMAVGSQMAAIKDSKERASFEVVREENPSGIVISNIGSETTVSQAIEAVEMVAANALQIHLNVVQELVMPEGDRHFSGVLDRLRDIVEHLSVPIIVKEVGFGMSRETATKLANIGINIIDVGGSGGTNFARIENHRRAQSFELFNDWGIPTAASICEVKTSQPFISVIGTGGIKTGLDIAKALSLGSSAVGVAGMFLKELHQNGPEGLQFTVEQLHYELKMVMAALGIKKIDDLRKVPLIISGETFHWLKQRGIPTKNYAQRVYPH; from the coding sequence TTGGATAGAACATCAAGAAAGATTGAACATATTGAGCATACTTTAAAGCTTTCCTGCGAGGAGTCTCATTCGTTCGATGATATTAAGTTTGTTCATCAAAGCCTACCTAACATTGATGTTGATAACGTAGAAATTGAGACAAAAGTTGGCGAACTATTCCTGAGTTCGCCAATTTTTATCAATGCGATGACGGGTGGGGGCGGCGAACGTACAAGTGATATTAATCGTGAGCTTGCAAAGGTTGCCCGGAAGTATAATATGCCAATGGCTGTTGGTTCGCAAATGGCGGCGATTAAAGACTCTAAGGAACGGGCTAGCTTTGAAGTAGTACGAGAAGAAAATCCCTCTGGAATTGTAATAAGTAACATTGGAAGTGAGACAACAGTTAGTCAAGCGATTGAAGCAGTAGAAATGGTTGCGGCTAATGCTTTGCAAATTCATCTAAATGTCGTTCAAGAGCTTGTTATGCCTGAAGGTGACCGTCATTTTTCTGGTGTGCTAGATAGACTGAGGGATATTGTCGAGCACCTCTCTGTTCCAATTATCGTAAAAGAAGTAGGTTTTGGAATGAGTAGAGAAACCGCGACAAAGCTAGCTAACATTGGAATAAATATAATCGATGTTGGTGGCTCTGGAGGAACAAATTTTGCCAGAATAGAAAACCATCGCCGAGCGCAGTCCTTTGAACTCTTTAACGATTGGGGCATCCCAACTGCAGCATCGATTTGTGAAGTGAAAACTTCACAACCGTTTATCTCTGTTATCGGGACAGGTGGAATTAAGACTGGTTTAGATATTGCAAAAGCACTAAGTTTAGGCTCGTCTGCGGTAGGTGTAGCTGGTATGTTTTTAAAAGAGTTACATCAAAATGGTCCTGAAGGGTTACAGTTTACAGTGGAGCAATTACATTACGAATTAAAGATGGTAATGGCTGCCTTAGGGATAAAGAAAATTGATGATCTAAGAAAAGTGCCACTTATAATTAGTGGAGAAACATTCCATTGGTTAAAACAAAGAGGAATCCCTACAAAAAATTACGCTCAAAGAGTCTATCCACATTAG